The Flavobacterium johnsoniae UW101 genomic interval ATCTCTTTCTCCAAACGACAGAGTTTATGCAGGAAATGTAGACAAATGGAGAGTTTTTGGAAACAGTATGAGACTTCGTTTAGCAATGAGAATTTCTGATAAAGAGCCTGCAAAAGCTAAAACTCAGGCAGAAGCTGCGGTTGCTGCAGGAGTTATGCAGACAAATGATCAAAGTGCATTCTTTAAAGCAAGTAACATTACTCCAAACAATTTAAACATGATTGTAAACAGCTGGGGTTATGTAATGACAGCTTCTATGGAAAGTATCTTAGTTGGATATAACGATCCGCGTTTAGCAAAATGGTTTGCACCGCTTGATGCTGCCGCTGCAACTAAAGTGTATAGAGGTAATCCGGTTGGAGGTTTAGAAGATCAATTTGGAACTACTAAATTCTCAGCCTTTAATAATGATGTTTTAGGAAATGGTGCAGCTAATAACCTTAGTGAAACAAAAAACATTGAAATCTTTATGGCTTCTGAAAACTATTTAACCAGAGCAGAAGGAGCTTTAAATGGATGGAACATGGGCGGTGATGCCAAAACATTGTACGAAACAGGTATTAGATTATCTCTAGCTCAATGGGGAATTACTGATGCAGCTGCAGTTAATGCTTACATCAATGGTTCTACATTACCAACATTACCTAATATTTTAACACTTTATCCAACTTTAGATTTACAAGATATCCCTGTTAAATTGCCTGTAGCGTGGTCTGCATCTGCTGCTGATCAGCGTACACAGATTGCAGTTCAAAAATACTTAGCTATTTTCCCTGAATCTTGGGAAGCTTGGGCAGATTTAAGAAGAAGCGATGCTAAAGTTATCTATCCAGTATTAAACACAGATAATCCAGATGTTGGTGTTGGTAAATCTTTAATGAAAAGAATTATTTATACAACAAACGAATATTCTTCAAACAAAGAAGCTGTTCAGGATGGTGTTACAAAACTAGGTGGCCCTGATACCGGAGGAACAAAACTTTGGTGGGACACTAAATAATTAATTTGGTTGAGTAATGAGACACACACTCTTTACTTAAAAATTCAAAAGGAGAGGAAACTCTCCTTTTGTTTTATATAAAAGTTAGATTATGAATTTAAAAAAATATTATTCAGCATTTTTATTGATTTCGATTTTAGTTTCTTGTACCTCAACTAAAAATGGACCGAAAGCAATTAATATCACTCAAAATTATATTGCAGAGAAACCTGTTACAGCAGCCAGCCACGCCTCAACATTAGTAGAGTTAGAAAACAATACTCTATTGGCAGCCTGGTTTGGCGGGAAATACGAAGGAGCAAAAGACGTCGGCATTTATATTTCATCTTATAAAGAACAAAAATGGTCAGTTCCTAAAGAACTCATCAAGCCTTTAATTAAAGACGGAGACACACTGCCTTGCTGGAATCCGGTTTTATTTAAAAGCAAAAGCCAGAATTTGTATTTGTTTTACAAAGTGGGAAAAAATCCAAGAGAATGGTTTGGCGCTATGATTGTTTCTAAAGATGAAGGAAAAACGTGGAGTAATTCAAAATATCTTCCAAAAGGTATTTTAGGGCCAATTCGAAACAAACCCATCGAAACAACTCCAGGCGTTATTTTATGCGGAAGCAGTACTGAAAGTGTTGACGATAATAAATGGAGAGTTTTTATAGAAACCTATACAGAAGGAACAGACAGCTGGACAATTGCGGATATCAACGACAAGAAAAATTTTGATATCATTCAGCCCACTTTTTTAGTTCATTCTGATAAAGAAATTCAGATTTTATCCCGAAGCCGACATAATAAATTAATTTCGAGCTGGTCTGAAGACAACGGAAAAACCTGGCAGAAAACAGACAGCATAAATGTTGTAAATTCTAATTCTGGAGTCGATGCTGTGACCTTATCTGATAAATCATTTTTATTAGTAAACAATCCTCTAAAAATGGGAAAAGACTGGTTTAACGGAAGAAATGTTCTGGATGTAGAATATTCTAAAGATGGTGTAAACTGGAAGAAATTATTTGATCTGGAAAATCAAAAAGAAGGCGAATTTAGTTATCCGGCTATTATCCAGACTTCAGATAAAAAAGTTCATATATTGTACACTTATAATCGAAAGTTTATAAAACACACCGCATTTGATTTAAAATAAAAACAGAAATTATGCAAAAATACTGTCTTGCCTTAGATTTAAATAACCACCCAGATTTAATTGCAGAATATATCGATTACCATAAAAATGTCTGGCCTGAAATTCAGAAAAGCATTAAAGATTCTGGAATTATCAATTTGGAGATTTATAATGTCGGCGATCGATTGTTTATGATTATGGAAACCGATGATAATTTCTCATTCGCAGAAAAAGCAAAACTAGATGCAGAAAATCCAAAAGTGCAGGAATGGGAAACTTTAATGTGGAAATTCCAAAAAGCACTTCCCCAAGCCAAATCTGGAGAAAAATGGATTTTAATGGATAAGATTTTTGAACTAAAATAAATTTTTATGGCACACGGATTTAACGGATTTGCTTCGCCAAAAAAGCTGATAAATACAGATTTATTTATATTTTTTATAAAAAATCTGCGGGCATTTGTGCTTTGCGAAGCAAATCCGTTTCATCCGTGTGCCAATTTTAGACAACTATAATTATGAAATTTTTTATAAAGATAAACTTTGCTTATGGTTTGTTACTTTTTGGCCTTACTATCAATGCGCAAAAAAATAATTTGGCGCAGACATTTTATAAACACGATAAATATCTTTCTTCAGATAAATTGGAAGGCCGTTTCGTAGGAACGAAAGGAAATAACGATGCAGCAGCTTACATCAAAAAGTACTTTAAAAAATATGGTTTGAAAAAGTTCAATGATACTTATGATCAGCCTTTTAAAGTGTTTGTAAAAGAAGGAATTAATAAAATGAAATCCGACAGCGTTTCGACACAAAATGTTTTTGGATTTATTGAAGGTTCTGATGAAAAACTCAAAAATGAATTTATTGTTATAGGTGCACATTACGATCATTGGGGCTGGGGCGGAAAAGGATCTGGAAGCAAGAAAAAAGATACCATAGCCATTCATAACGGTGCAGATGATAATGCATCTGGAGTTTCGGCTTTGTTGTGTATTTTAGAAGAAGTTTCTAAATTAAAAATTAAACCTAAAAGGAGTATTATTTTTATTTCTTTCAGCGGAGAAGAAGAAGGTTTATTAGGTTCAAAATATTTTGTAAATCACTTACCTGTCAAAAAAGAAGCCGTAAAAGTAATGCTCAATATGGATATGGTAGGAAGATTAAATGCTGAGAAACAAATCTATATGGGCGGTGCAGGAACTTTTCCAAATGGAGTAGAACTCATGAAAAAATTAGGAGAAAACAGCGGACTAAATCCAGTTGTTTTTGCAGGTGATGTTGGCGGTTCTGATCACGTTTCTTTTTACAAAGCTTCGATTTCTGCCATAGGATTTCACACAGGCGGACATCCGCAATATCATACACCCGAAGATGATATTGAATTAATTAATTTTGAAGGTGGCGCTTTGGTTTCAAAATATATTTATAATGCTTTGGTAAGTATTGCGAATTATAATG includes:
- a CDS encoding sialidase family protein, whose product is MNLKKYYSAFLLISILVSCTSTKNGPKAINITQNYIAEKPVTAASHASTLVELENNTLLAAWFGGKYEGAKDVGIYISSYKEQKWSVPKELIKPLIKDGDTLPCWNPVLFKSKSQNLYLFYKVGKNPREWFGAMIVSKDEGKTWSNSKYLPKGILGPIRNKPIETTPGVILCGSSTESVDDNKWRVFIETYTEGTDSWTIADINDKKNFDIIQPTFLVHSDKEIQILSRSRHNKLISSWSEDNGKTWQKTDSINVVNSNSGVDAVTLSDKSFLLVNNPLKMGKDWFNGRNVLDVEYSKDGVNWKKLFDLENQKEGEFSYPAIIQTSDKKVHILYTYNRKFIKHTAFDLK
- a CDS encoding L-rhamnose mutarotase, with amino-acid sequence MQKYCLALDLNNHPDLIAEYIDYHKNVWPEIQKSIKDSGIINLEIYNVGDRLFMIMETDDNFSFAEKAKLDAENPKVQEWETLMWKFQKALPQAKSGEKWILMDKIFELK
- a CDS encoding SusD/RagB family nutrient-binding outer membrane lipoprotein: MKYSFKIKTLGVALMAVSILSSCTKDFDEINKDPNSLTEDQLDATLAGPAFASALYAGIHNGSYSSPGVDDQGTWGIATGILSSTFIHYLNCGYGTERNAFVNGYEGRGWTRFYTVAVPALTNAVKASEGNAEALAVLKIWKVFMYNQMVDAYGPIPYTEAGNGKEKVPYDSVEFIYEDFFKLLDEANAVLSTSSTATVASLSPNDRVYAGNVDKWRVFGNSMRLRLAMRISDKEPAKAKTQAEAAVAAGVMQTNDQSAFFKASNITPNNLNMIVNSWGYVMTASMESILVGYNDPRLAKWFAPLDAAAATKVYRGNPVGGLEDQFGTTKFSAFNNDVLGNGAANNLSETKNIEIFMASENYLTRAEGALNGWNMGGDAKTLYETGIRLSLAQWGITDAAAVNAYINGSTLPTLPNILTLYPTLDLQDIPVKLPVAWSASAADQRTQIAVQKYLAIFPESWEAWADLRRSDAKVIYPVLNTDNPDVGVGKSLMKRIIYTTNEYSSNKEAVQDGVTKLGGPDTGGTKLWWDTK
- a CDS encoding M20/M25/M40 family metallo-hydrolase translates to MKFFIKINFAYGLLLFGLTINAQKNNLAQTFYKHDKYLSSDKLEGRFVGTKGNNDAAAYIKKYFKKYGLKKFNDTYDQPFKVFVKEGINKMKSDSVSTQNVFGFIEGSDEKLKNEFIVIGAHYDHWGWGGKGSGSKKKDTIAIHNGADDNASGVSALLCILEEVSKLKIKPKRSIIFISFSGEEEGLLGSKYFVNHLPVKKEAVKVMLNMDMVGRLNAEKQIYMGGAGTFPNGVELMKKLGENSGLNPVVFAGDVGGSDHVSFYKASISAIGFHTGGHPQYHTPEDDIELINFEGGALVSKYIYNALVSIANYNEELVFIKQD